Proteins encoded by one window of Paenibacillus sp. DCT19:
- a CDS encoding ABC transporter substrate-binding protein, which yields MRKNKGWMMLLTMLLITSLLAACSSGGGSSQAGEEISTDPADIKGEITVLTQRTDIVDTVFKDYAAEFNKEYPDVKVNFQALADYEGQVKIRMSTKDYGDVLMIPTSVPIADIPDFFEPLGTYDELKDKYTAIEERMVDGQVYGIPTVITFSGIIYNKQVFKDAGIAEVPKTPEQFQAALQLVKDNTDAIPLYTNYASGWALTQWEADLPTVAGSIDYVNVDQPNTDDNFVPGQPHYELYKVLYDAAKNGLIEKDPTTTDWESSKADLANGKIATMALGSWAITQIQGLTDKPDDIGFLPFPTNASDVIVPLSADYNIGMNVNSENKPAAKAWIDWFLEKSNYAVEQGGGMSADKSAELPPILDQYKDVQFSTLTPAKEGQEGLMDKIDNEGEIGLWQPDFKKRIIEAAIGNRSESYDDIMKDLNDKWVKARAEVAQ from the coding sequence TTGAGAAAAAACAAAGGCTGGATGATGCTGCTAACGATGCTGCTCATTACTTCGCTGCTTGCTGCATGTTCATCGGGAGGTGGATCTTCGCAAGCGGGAGAGGAAATTAGTACTGATCCTGCAGACATCAAGGGCGAAATCACCGTTCTGACGCAACGTACAGATATTGTTGATACCGTATTCAAAGATTACGCAGCCGAGTTCAATAAGGAGTATCCGGATGTGAAAGTGAATTTTCAGGCTCTGGCGGATTATGAGGGACAAGTGAAAATTCGTATGAGCACCAAGGATTACGGTGACGTGCTGATGATTCCGACGAGTGTTCCTATCGCCGATATCCCGGACTTTTTTGAACCGCTCGGTACTTACGATGAATTGAAAGATAAATACACAGCGATCGAAGAGCGCATGGTGGATGGTCAAGTGTATGGTATTCCTACAGTCATCACATTCTCCGGCATCATTTATAACAAACAAGTGTTCAAGGATGCAGGTATCGCTGAAGTACCTAAGACGCCTGAGCAATTCCAGGCAGCGCTTCAATTGGTGAAAGACAACACAGATGCGATTCCACTATATACGAACTATGCTTCTGGCTGGGCGCTGACACAATGGGAAGCTGATCTGCCAACCGTTGCAGGCAGCATTGATTACGTTAACGTGGATCAACCGAATACAGATGATAACTTTGTTCCAGGACAGCCGCACTATGAATTGTACAAAGTGCTGTATGATGCAGCCAAGAACGGTCTGATCGAGAAAGATCCAACCACGACAGACTGGGAAAGCTCCAAAGCAGACTTGGCTAATGGCAAAATCGCAACGATGGCGCTGGGTTCATGGGCAATTACACAGATTCAAGGGTTGACAGATAAGCCAGACGATATCGGCTTCTTGCCTTTCCCTACGAATGCTAGTGATGTCATTGTTCCGTTGTCAGCCGATTACAACATCGGCATGAACGTGAACAGCGAGAACAAACCTGCTGCCAAAGCATGGATTGACTGGTTCCTTGAGAAGTCCAATTATGCAGTTGAACAAGGTGGAGGTATGAGTGCAGACAAGAGCGCTGAACTGCCACCAATCTTGGATCAATACAAAGATGTACAGTTCTCTACGCTGACTCCTGCCAAAGAGGGTCAAGAAGGCCTGATGGACAAAATCGACAACGAGGGTGAAATCGGTCTCTGGCAGCCTGACTTCAAGAAACGCATTATCGAAGCAGCCATCGGCAACCGTAGTGAATCGTATGACGACATCATGAAAGACCTCAATGACAAGTGGGTAAAAGCACGTGCAGAAGTCGCGCAATAA
- a CDS encoding carbohydrate ABC transporter permease, with the protein MKYLKLSNWGYSAQRIFIICAFSIIPLALLFTFAYLPVINMFKYSFTDWNGYSKRFDYVGFENYTRIFKDPEYFKVFIVSLYYFVATFVQMGLALYFATILSFKVRGKNFFKGILFFPYLLNGVAIGFIFLFFFKPDGTLDTIMQAVGLGQYTQLWLGNPNIINVSLAGASVWRYMGFNFIIFLGAISSIPKDVYEASDIDGANRWQQFRHIILPSITRILQLNLILAISGAISAFDIPYIMTDGSNGSMTFVIQTVHLAFKYGKLGLASAMAVVLLLIVILVTLVQRVTMKGDE; encoded by the coding sequence ATGAAATACTTGAAGTTATCCAACTGGGGCTACTCAGCGCAACGCATATTTATTATATGTGCCTTCTCGATCATTCCGCTGGCACTGTTGTTCACGTTTGCCTACTTGCCTGTTATCAACATGTTCAAATACAGCTTTACCGACTGGAATGGATACAGCAAACGGTTCGACTACGTTGGATTCGAGAACTATACCCGAATTTTCAAAGACCCCGAGTACTTTAAAGTATTTATTGTCAGCCTGTACTATTTCGTAGCCACGTTTGTACAGATGGGTCTGGCGCTTTATTTTGCAACGATACTAAGTTTCAAGGTCCGTGGTAAAAACTTTTTCAAAGGCATTTTATTTTTCCCTTACTTATTAAATGGTGTTGCGATCGGATTCATCTTCCTGTTCTTCTTCAAACCGGACGGTACACTCGATACCATCATGCAAGCCGTTGGACTTGGACAATACACCCAGCTATGGCTCGGTAATCCGAACATCATTAACGTATCTCTCGCAGGTGCATCCGTATGGAGGTACATGGGATTTAACTTTATTATTTTCCTAGGTGCCATCTCTTCCATCCCGAAAGATGTATACGAAGCATCGGATATTGACGGTGCCAACCGTTGGCAACAGTTCCGCCATATTATCCTGCCGAGTATTACTCGCATCCTGCAGCTCAATCTGATTTTGGCGATTAGCGGCGCAATCAGTGCGTTCGATATTCCATATATTATGACGGACGGTTCCAACGGCAGTATGACCTTTGTCATTCAGACAGTTCATCTGGCCTTTAAGTACGGCAAACTGGGACTCGCATCAGCCATGGCCGTTGTGCTGCTTCTGATCGTTATTCTCGTTACGCTCGTTCAGCGTGTCACCATGAAAGGAGATGAATAA